In one Deinococcus sedimenti genomic region, the following are encoded:
- a CDS encoding ParB/RepB/Spo0J family partition protein, whose product MSKKSSLGRGLDALLGKPAESAPAMVQTLKVEKIVQAAYQPRQVFTPDSLAELAQSIRDKGVLQPLLVRPRDDHFEIVAGERRWRASQLAGLTELPVIIRDLGDREALEIAIVENLQREDLGALEEARAYQALMEQGLNQEGVAQAVGKSRSAVSNALRLLTLPAPALRALDDGQISAGHARAILAQPDTDRAWALEQITARSLSVREAEALKREKREPTPIKVNPPRAFRQVELDLSRRTGTRVRITGEDKGRVELNYASREELDRILEILGYAAEE is encoded by the coding sequence GTGTCGAAAAAATCTAGCCTGGGCCGCGGCCTGGACGCCCTGCTCGGCAAACCCGCCGAGAGCGCCCCCGCCATGGTGCAGACCCTGAAGGTCGAGAAGATCGTGCAGGCCGCGTACCAGCCGCGTCAGGTGTTCACGCCGGACTCCCTGGCGGAACTCGCGCAAAGCATCCGCGACAAGGGCGTCCTGCAACCCCTGCTGGTCCGCCCGCGCGACGACCACTTCGAAATCGTCGCCGGGGAACGCCGCTGGCGCGCCAGTCAGCTGGCCGGGCTGACCGAACTGCCCGTCATCATCCGCGACCTCGGGGACCGCGAGGCGCTGGAGATCGCGATCGTGGAGAACCTGCAGCGCGAGGACCTGGGCGCGCTGGAAGAAGCCCGCGCGTACCAGGCGCTCATGGAGCAAGGTCTGAATCAGGAGGGCGTGGCGCAGGCGGTCGGCAAGAGCCGCAGCGCGGTGTCGAACGCCCTGCGCCTGCTGACGCTGCCCGCCCCGGCGCTGCGGGCGCTGGACGACGGGCAGATCAGTGCCGGGCACGCCCGCGCGATCCTCGCGCAGCCCGACACGGACCGCGCCTGGGCGCTGGAGCAGATCACGGCCCGCAGCCTCAGCGTCCGCGAGGCCGAGGCCCTGAAACGCGAGAAGCGCGAGCCGACGCCGATCAAGGTGAATCCGCCGCGCGCGTTCCGGCAGGTGGAACTCGACCTGAGCCGCCGCACCGGCACCCGCGTGCGCATCACGGGCGAGGACAAGGGCCGCGTGGAACTGAACTACGCGTCCCGTGAGGAACTCGACCGGATTCTGGAGATCCTGGGCTACGCCGCCGAGGAATAA
- a CDS encoding dihydrofolate reductase, with protein MSRPPELGEAERVGPELVGIVAVTENGVIGRDGGMPWHLPADLAHFRSRSRGKPNVMGRKVWDSLGGRPLPGRANIVLTRNAAFSAPGAQVAHSPQDALALAGDAPEVAIIGGAEVYALYLPQLTRVELTLIHARLDGDTFMPDLGDGWVVTWETTRAADDANPFDLTFRTLTRHP; from the coding sequence ATGTCCCGGCCCCCTGAACTGGGCGAGGCTGAGCGGGTTGGCCCGGAACTGGTCGGCATCGTCGCGGTGACCGAGAACGGCGTGATCGGGCGGGACGGGGGGATGCCGTGGCACCTCCCGGCGGATCTGGCGCATTTCCGGTCGCGCAGTCGCGGGAAGCCGAACGTGATGGGTCGCAAGGTGTGGGACTCGCTGGGGGGGCGGCCGCTGCCGGGCCGGGCGAACATCGTCCTGACCCGAAATGCGGCGTTCAGCGCGCCGGGCGCGCAGGTGGCGCACTCGCCGCAGGACGCGCTGGCGCTGGCCGGGGACGCGCCGGAGGTGGCGATCATCGGCGGGGCGGAGGTGTACGCCCTGTACCTCCCGCAGTTGACGCGGGTGGAACTCACGCTGATTCACGCGCGGCTGGACGGGGACACGTTCATGCCGGACCTGGGGGACGGGTGGGTCGTCACGTGGGAGACGACGCGCGCGGCGGACGACGCGAATCCCTTCGACCTGACGTTCCGCACGCTGACCCGCCACCCCTGA
- a CDS encoding YpdA family putative bacillithiol disulfide reductase: MSLVDVAIVGAGPVGLAAAIACKRAGLSYVVLEKGCVVNAIFEYPTYMSFFTTAPELEIGNHPMVTGHDKPDRRDALMYYRLVAQREALNVEQYTEVTRVHAAPAGFTLEVEKRDGTPGVVEARRVVVATGYYDNPLALGIAGEDGENVSHYYTEAHPFMGLNVTVIGAGNSAADAALDLWRSGVNVTMVVRAPELKSTIKYWVRPDLENRIKEGSIAAHFGSRVVEIHPEHVVVQREDGTTWELPTHFTFALTGYRPDLSFLDGLNLATQPDECLVLDEHYQSSVTGLFVVGSAGFAGRTNQVFIENGRFHADHAVAEIARQLAERGVQPA; the protein is encoded by the coding sequence ATGAGTCTGGTGGATGTCGCCATCGTCGGAGCGGGCCCGGTGGGCCTCGCCGCCGCCATCGCCTGCAAGCGTGCAGGCCTGAGTTACGTGGTGCTGGAGAAAGGTTGCGTGGTGAACGCGATCTTCGAGTACCCCACGTACATGTCGTTCTTCACGACCGCGCCGGAACTGGAGATCGGGAATCACCCCATGGTGACCGGGCACGACAAACCCGACCGCCGCGACGCGCTGATGTACTACCGGCTGGTCGCGCAGCGCGAAGCCCTGAACGTCGAGCAGTACACCGAGGTGACCCGCGTGCACGCCGCCCCGGCAGGCTTCACGCTGGAAGTCGAGAAGCGCGACGGCACGCCCGGCGTGGTCGAGGCGCGGCGCGTGGTGGTCGCCACCGGGTACTACGACAACCCCCTCGCGCTGGGCATCGCCGGTGAGGACGGCGAGAACGTCAGCCACTACTACACCGAGGCGCACCCGTTCATGGGCCTGAACGTCACCGTGATCGGCGCCGGGAACAGCGCCGCCGACGCCGCGCTGGACCTGTGGCGCAGCGGCGTGAACGTCACCATGGTCGTCCGCGCGCCCGAACTGAAGAGCACCATCAAGTACTGGGTGCGCCCGGATCTGGAAAACCGCATCAAGGAAGGCAGTATCGCCGCGCACTTTGGTTCCCGCGTGGTCGAGATCCACCCCGAGCATGTGGTCGTGCAGCGCGAGGACGGCACCACCTGGGAGCTGCCCACGCACTTCACGTTCGCGCTGACCGGGTACCGCCCCGACCTCTCCTTCCTGGACGGCCTGAACCTCGCCACGCAGCCGGACGAGTGCCTGGTGCTGGACGAGCACTACCAGAGCAGCGTGACGGGCCTGTTCGTGGTGGGCAGCGCGGGCTTTGCCGGGCGGACGAATCAAGTGTTCATCGAGAACGGCCGCTTCCATGCCGATCACGCCGTCGCGGAGATCGCGCGGCAGCTGGCCGAGCGGGGCGTGCAGCCCGCCTGA
- a CDS encoding deaminase, protein MTRPSFDELGLATARLWATRSADSKVRVGACILDRHHRVVGVGYNGRAAGEPNERESLSQGHSGFIHAEVNALLAANWNGEGHTLYVTHEPCAACARLIVNSRRVGRVIFETAYRETNRVESGLPSGEQILRDAGIEVRHVPAP, encoded by the coding sequence GTGACCCGTCCGTCGTTCGATGAGCTGGGGCTGGCGACGGCGCGGCTCTGGGCGACGCGCAGTGCGGACAGCAAGGTGCGGGTGGGGGCGTGCATCCTGGACCGGCATCACCGGGTGGTGGGGGTGGGGTACAACGGGCGCGCGGCGGGTGAACCGAATGAACGCGAGAGCCTGTCGCAGGGGCACAGTGGGTTCATTCACGCGGAGGTGAATGCGCTGCTGGCCGCCAACTGGAACGGCGAGGGGCACACGTTGTACGTGACGCATGAGCCGTGTGCAGCGTGCGCGCGGCTGATCGTGAATTCGCGGCGGGTGGGGCGCGTGATCTTCGAGACGGCGTACCGCGAGACGAACCGCGTGGAATCGGGCCTGCCGAGCGGGGAGCAGATCCTGCGGGATGCGGGGATCGAGGTGCGGCATGTCCCGGCCCCCTGA
- a CDS encoding thymidylate synthase: MRQYLDLMRHVLENGTDKTDRTGTGTRSVFGAQLRFDLRDGFPLVTTKKVHLKSVIYELLWFLRGESNVTWLQERGVSIWDEWAAPDGELGPVYGVQWRSWPTPDGSSIDQITQVIEQIKRTPDSRRLIVNAWNVAQIENMALPPCHAMFQFYVADGRLSCQLYQRSADLFLGVPFNIASYALLTLMVAQVCGLEPGEFIWTGGDVHLYSNHMEQVERQLAREPRALPVMHLNPEVKDIFDFQYEDFRLEGYDPHPGIKAPVAV, encoded by the coding sequence ATGCGGCAGTACCTTGACCTGATGCGCCACGTTCTGGAGAACGGCACCGACAAGACCGACCGGACCGGCACCGGCACCCGCTCGGTATTCGGCGCGCAACTGCGCTTCGACCTCCGGGACGGCTTCCCCCTGGTCACCACGAAGAAGGTCCACCTGAAAAGCGTCATCTACGAACTGCTGTGGTTCCTGCGCGGCGAGAGTAACGTCACGTGGCTGCAGGAACGCGGCGTGAGCATCTGGGACGAATGGGCCGCCCCAGACGGCGAACTTGGCCCCGTGTACGGCGTGCAGTGGCGCAGCTGGCCCACCCCGGACGGCAGCAGCATCGACCAGATCACTCAAGTCATCGAGCAGATCAAACGCACGCCGGACAGCCGCCGCCTGATCGTGAACGCCTGGAACGTCGCACAGATCGAAAACATGGCCCTGCCCCCCTGCCACGCGATGTTCCAGTTCTACGTGGCGGACGGGCGCCTCAGCTGCCAGCTTTACCAGCGCAGCGCGGATCTGTTCCTCGGCGTGCCGTTCAACATCGCCTCCTACGCCCTGCTGACCCTGATGGTCGCGCAGGTGTGCGGCCTGGAACCCGGTGAGTTCATCTGGACCGGTGGGGACGTGCACTTGTACAGCAACCACATGGAGCAGGTGGAACGGCAACTGGCGCGGGAGCCGCGTGCACTGCCCGTCATGCACCTCAACCCCGAGGTCAAGGACATCTTTGACTTCCAGTACGAGGACTTCCGCCTGGAAGGCTACGACCCGCACCCCGGCATCAAGGCCCCGGTGGCCGTGTGA
- a CDS encoding VanW family protein, which produces MIPASRRALTLGALLLSGPLLPASAQTGTEPSPPPPAQTIPAIPPTPPAPQPTPIPEPQPTPEPTPTPTPEPSPVPTPAPQPAPPTPTPEVTPAPAKITAPLLITVEAQWPALVNGKKTTVPFSRTLTIPGKRVEVIRARGVITESLEQELASFLKGLPTTAQDARFEQLWDGWAVVQRNGLKVDAAKARANLLAAIQDPKGLKVTIPVSGQVAPKRTLEYFASRGITAHLGTGQTNYYGSSAARVTNIHVGTRRFQDRLLDGKTVSFNQMVGPISTGTGFVTGLVIAGERTANGVGGGICQVSTTVFRALYAAGLPILQRQNHSYQVHYYDPQGLDATIYQPSLDLKFANDTGGSLWFQSDWDDASSTLTVTVFGKARDFTVEIGAPRTLSSTPAPADRLIRDASLPAGQRKQVDWAAPGAVIEVTRKFMRDGKAFKQDTLKSSYRPWPNIYLVGTR; this is translated from the coding sequence ATGATCCCCGCATCCCGGCGCGCCCTGACCCTGGGCGCTCTGCTGCTCAGTGGCCCCCTGCTGCCCGCGTCCGCCCAGACGGGCACGGAGCCCTCCCCTCCCCCACCGGCGCAGACCATCCCCGCGATCCCGCCCACGCCGCCCGCCCCGCAGCCCACGCCAATTCCGGAGCCTCAGCCGACCCCGGAACCCACGCCCACCCCGACCCCCGAACCCAGCCCGGTACCGACCCCGGCTCCTCAGCCCGCGCCGCCCACTCCCACCCCGGAGGTCACCCCTGCCCCGGCGAAGATCACTGCGCCTCTGCTGATCACCGTGGAGGCCCAGTGGCCCGCGCTCGTGAACGGCAAGAAGACGACCGTGCCCTTCAGCCGCACCCTGACCATTCCCGGCAAGCGAGTGGAGGTCATCCGAGCGCGCGGCGTGATCACCGAGAGCCTGGAGCAGGAACTGGCGAGCTTCCTGAAGGGACTGCCCACCACCGCGCAGGACGCCCGTTTCGAGCAGCTGTGGGATGGCTGGGCGGTCGTGCAGCGGAACGGGCTGAAGGTGGACGCCGCGAAGGCCCGCGCGAACCTGTTGGCCGCCATCCAGGATCCGAAGGGCCTCAAGGTGACCATCCCAGTGAGTGGGCAGGTCGCGCCGAAACGCACCCTGGAGTACTTCGCGTCCCGCGGCATCACCGCGCACCTGGGCACCGGGCAGACGAACTACTACGGCAGCAGCGCCGCCCGCGTCACGAACATCCATGTGGGCACCCGCCGCTTCCAGGACCGCCTGCTGGACGGAAAGACCGTGTCCTTCAACCAGATGGTCGGTCCGATCAGCACCGGCACGGGCTTCGTGACCGGACTGGTCATCGCCGGGGAACGCACGGCGAATGGCGTGGGCGGCGGCATCTGCCAGGTCAGCACCACCGTCTTCCGCGCGCTGTACGCGGCGGGCCTGCCCATCCTGCAACGCCAGAACCACTCCTATCAGGTGCACTACTACGACCCACAGGGCCTCGACGCGACCATCTACCAGCCCAGCCTGGACCTGAAATTCGCCAACGACACCGGGGGTTCGCTGTGGTTCCAGAGCGACTGGGACGACGCGTCCTCCACTCTGACCGTGACCGTGTTCGGCAAGGCCCGCGACTTCACGGTTGAGATCGGCGCGCCCCGCACCCTGAGCAGCACGCCCGCCCCCGCCGACCGCCTGATCCGCGACGCCAGCCTGCCCGCCGGGCAGCGCAAACAGGTGGACTGGGCCGCACCCGGCGCGGTCATTGAGGTCACCCGCAAGTTCATGCGGGACGGGAAGGCCTTCAAGCAGGACACCCTCAAGAGCAGCTACCGGCCCTGGCCGAACATCTACCTCGTCGGCACCCGCTGA
- the rsmG gene encoding 16S rRNA (guanine(527)-N(7))-methyltransferase RsmG: protein MTPEGQALLGQGAAELGLNVEGQLPQFEQLLDLLVEANSRVNLTALKTESDIVLKHFVDSLSCLRGEHLDGAGLRVLDIGTGAGFPTLPLAIVRPDAAFTPLDSIRKKIDFVRSAAETLNLKGVTPLVGRAETLGRDPEHRETYDRVVCRAVAALPILAELGLPLLKPGGLLVAQKGPISEEELHAGRRAADEVGGRVTEVDAFTLPVLGDARTLVVIEKVGPTPKKYPRREGVPNQQPLFWTAR, encoded by the coding sequence GTGACGCCCGAGGGACAGGCACTCCTCGGTCAGGGCGCGGCAGAACTCGGCCTGAACGTCGAAGGACAGCTGCCGCAGTTCGAGCAGCTGCTGGACCTGCTGGTCGAGGCGAACAGCCGCGTGAACCTCACGGCGCTGAAGACGGAATCGGACATCGTCCTGAAGCACTTCGTGGATTCACTGAGCTGCCTGCGCGGCGAACACCTGGACGGCGCGGGCCTGCGCGTGCTGGACATCGGCACCGGTGCTGGTTTCCCGACGCTGCCGCTGGCGATCGTGCGCCCGGACGCCGCGTTCACGCCGCTCGACTCGATCCGCAAGAAGATCGACTTCGTGCGCTCGGCCGCCGAGACGCTGAACCTCAAGGGCGTGACGCCGCTGGTGGGCCGCGCCGAGACGCTGGGACGCGACCCGGAACACCGCGAGACGTACGACCGGGTGGTGTGCCGCGCCGTGGCGGCCCTGCCGATCCTGGCGGAACTGGGCCTACCGCTGCTGAAGCCCGGCGGGCTGCTCGTGGCGCAAAAGGGCCCGATCAGCGAGGAGGAACTGCACGCCGGTCGCCGCGCGGCGGACGAGGTCGGGGGCCGCGTGACCGAGGTGGACGCCTTCACCCTGCCGGTGCTGGGCGACGCGCGCACCCTGGTTGTGATCGAGAAGGTCGGACCCACCCCGAAGAAGTACCCCAGACGCGAGGGTGTTCCCAACCAGCAGCCGCTATTCTGGACGGCACGGTGA
- a CDS encoding HIT family protein, whose protein sequence is MSGCIFCRIVAGDATASMVAGNELAVAFLDIGAFTRGHTLVVPRRHAVTFTDLTPEEAAAMTALAQEVARAIQSSEVRGEGFNLWMANGAAAGQDVFHAHLHVFPRHAEDGVRVAVDALSPTRAELDEVAAGLRRALEPL, encoded by the coding sequence GTGAGCGGCTGCATCTTCTGCCGGATCGTGGCGGGGGACGCGACCGCCAGCATGGTCGCTGGAAACGAACTGGCCGTCGCGTTTCTGGATATCGGGGCATTCACGCGTGGGCACACGCTGGTCGTGCCCCGGCGGCACGCGGTGACCTTTACCGACCTGACACCCGAGGAGGCCGCCGCCATGACCGCACTGGCACAGGAGGTCGCGCGCGCTATCCAGAGCAGCGAGGTGCGGGGCGAGGGCTTCAACCTCTGGATGGCGAACGGCGCGGCAGCCGGGCAGGACGTGTTTCACGCGCACCTGCACGTCTTCCCCCGGCATGCGGAGGACGGCGTGAGGGTAGCTGTAGACGCCCTGTCCCCCACCCGCGCTGAACTGGACGAGGTGGCCGCCGGACTGCGCCGCGCTCTGGAGCCCCTGTGA
- the mnmG gene encoding tRNA uridine-5-carboxymethylaminomethyl(34) synthesis enzyme MnmG — MSGWNVLVIGGGHAGLEAAWAAAKFSRVALLIGNPATVGRMPCNPAVGGPGKSQLVFELQALGGLMGRLADETAIHTRTLNASKGPAVQSLRVQNERDAYAERAQDVIFGHPNIDILRGEAADLESDGRGGWLVVTTDGRRLAARSVVVAAGTFMRGVTWYGRQSRAEGRQGEPPARFLSAPLARAGHILKRYKTGTPPRVRADAVNFAELLEIPADPDPRGFTGTPGPRAAESPTWQTHTTAETHRLINENLHESPMYSGDIEGLGPRYCPSIEDKVVRFAHHDRHLLFVEPDGVQTSEVYLQGFSSSLPPHLQDALVRSLPGFEQAVIQRYAYAVEYDVVDSLELSLNLESKLMPGVFTAGQINGTSGYEEASAQGLIAGTAAARRALGEQEAFIGRETGYIGVLLDELVFKGSNEPYRMMTSRVEHRLLVRQDNADERMTPIGHALGLVDDAELARVQAKYARVQGGIAALEGQRAQGQTGDAWLRRPEFSLPDVEALGVTLPELSPAEREAVEIRVKYAGYIRRAEVQLRAEDRSRGLSLEGIDFSGIAALSNEAREKLGRAQPRTVEQASRISGVRHADISALLVHLKQRGGDVSRET, encoded by the coding sequence ATGAGCGGCTGGAATGTCTTGGTCATAGGTGGTGGGCACGCGGGACTGGAAGCGGCGTGGGCCGCCGCGAAGTTCTCCCGCGTGGCCCTGCTGATCGGGAACCCCGCCACCGTGGGCCGCATGCCCTGCAACCCCGCGGTGGGCGGCCCCGGCAAGAGCCAGCTTGTGTTCGAATTGCAGGCCCTGGGCGGCCTGATGGGCCGACTGGCCGACGAGACCGCCATCCACACCCGCACCCTGAACGCCAGCAAGGGCCCTGCCGTGCAGTCCCTGCGCGTGCAGAACGAACGTGACGCGTACGCCGAGCGCGCGCAGGACGTGATCTTCGGGCATCCGAACATCGACATCCTGCGCGGCGAGGCCGCCGATCTGGAAAGCGACGGTCGGGGCGGCTGGCTGGTCGTCACGACCGACGGGCGCCGACTGGCGGCTCGCAGCGTCGTGGTCGCGGCGGGGACGTTCATGCGCGGCGTGACGTGGTACGGGCGGCAGTCCCGCGCCGAGGGCCGTCAGGGCGAACCGCCCGCGCGTTTCCTGTCCGCGCCGCTGGCCCGCGCCGGGCACATCCTGAAGCGGTACAAGACCGGCACGCCACCGCGCGTGCGGGCGGACGCGGTGAACTTCGCCGAGCTGCTGGAGATTCCCGCCGATCCCGACCCGCGTGGGTTCACCGGCACGCCCGGTCCGCGCGCCGCCGAGTCCCCCACCTGGCAGACGCACACGACCGCCGAGACGCACCGCCTGATCAACGAGAACCTGCACGAATCCCCGATGTACTCCGGGGATATCGAGGGTCTGGGGCCGCGTTACTGCCCCAGCATCGAGGACAAGGTCGTGCGCTTCGCGCATCACGACCGGCACCTGCTGTTCGTGGAGCCGGACGGCGTGCAGACCAGCGAGGTGTACCTGCAGGGGTTCAGCTCGTCGCTGCCGCCACACCTGCAGGACGCGCTGGTGCGCTCACTGCCGGGCTTCGAGCAGGCGGTCATCCAGCGGTACGCGTACGCCGTGGAGTACGACGTGGTGGACTCGCTGGAACTGTCCCTGAACCTCGAATCGAAGCTGATGCCGGGCGTGTTCACCGCCGGGCAGATCAACGGCACGAGCGGCTACGAGGAGGCGTCCGCGCAGGGCCTGATCGCCGGGACGGCCGCGGCCCGCCGCGCGCTGGGTGAGCAGGAGGCGTTCATCGGGCGCGAGACCGGGTACATCGGCGTGCTGCTGGACGAACTGGTGTTCAAGGGCAGCAACGAGCCGTACCGCATGATGACCAGCCGCGTGGAGCACCGCCTGCTGGTGCGTCAGGACAACGCGGACGAGCGCATGACGCCCATCGGGCACGCGCTGGGGCTGGTGGACGACGCGGAACTGGCGCGGGTGCAGGCCAAGTATGCGCGGGTGCAGGGCGGCATCGCGGCGCTGGAAGGGCAGCGGGCACAGGGGCAGACCGGGGACGCGTGGCTGCGCCGCCCGGAGTTCAGCCTGCCGGACGTGGAGGCGCTGGGCGTGACCCTGCCCGAGCTGTCGCCCGCCGAGCGCGAGGCGGTGGAGATCCGTGTGAAGTACGCCGGGTACATCCGCCGGGCCGAGGTGCAGCTGCGCGCCGAGGACCGCTCGCGTGGCCTGAGCCTGGAGGGCATTGATTTCAGCGGGATCGCGGCGCTGTCTAACGAGGCGCGCGAGAAACTGGGCCGCGCGCAGCCCCGGACCGTGGAGCAGGCCAGCCGGATTTCCGGCGTGCGACACGCGGATATCAGCGCGCTGCTGGTGCACCTGAAACAGCGGGGTGGGGACGTTTCACGGGAAACCTGA
- a CDS encoding GGDEF domain-containing protein has translation MSPPRSRPVAGPPVWRPPEQMRRTLYLLALILGLLVALTLNVLAYASGVRNVYVQVVLPVTMIPAVFSLVWLLLGKPLPLVERLMFFTVNVQVFAQALLEEVQRPALTGGSDLLYWSVVVNVMLAYLLFPNRVAGRYNAGLFVLAVVVPWAGLALNGGPVSADLPRVQLTLGIVLLFVHALSWYRGQFEAQRSAVEVMERLAHTDLLTNLPNRRGMYPAVEELLTSGGAALLLDLDHFKRVNDTFGHQVGDEVLERAARLMEAQLPPGGRVGRWGGEEFLMTLPGMDRLEAGALAERLCQTFRTQAMEGVGIVTISAGVTLARPGDTLPSVVARADEHLYAAKRGGRDGWRDEPLPGGGPDGAAAFPDV, from the coding sequence ATGTCGCCGCCCCGGTCGCGCCCAGTTGCCGGGCCGCCCGTGTGGCGTCCACCGGAGCAGATGCGGCGGACGCTGTATCTGCTGGCGTTGATTCTGGGGCTGCTGGTGGCGTTGACGCTGAATGTGCTGGCGTATGCCTCGGGCGTGCGGAATGTGTACGTGCAGGTGGTGCTGCCGGTCACGATGATCCCGGCGGTGTTCAGTCTGGTGTGGTTGCTGCTCGGGAAGCCGCTGCCGCTGGTGGAACGCCTGATGTTCTTCACGGTGAATGTGCAGGTGTTCGCGCAGGCGCTGCTGGAAGAGGTGCAGCGTCCGGCGTTGACGGGCGGGTCGGACCTGCTGTACTGGTCGGTGGTCGTGAACGTCATGCTGGCGTATCTGCTGTTTCCGAACCGGGTGGCGGGGCGCTACAACGCGGGGCTGTTCGTACTGGCCGTGGTGGTGCCGTGGGCCGGGTTGGCGCTCAATGGTGGGCCGGTGTCGGCGGACCTGCCGCGGGTGCAGCTGACGCTGGGGATCGTGCTGCTGTTCGTGCATGCGCTGTCGTGGTACCGGGGGCAGTTCGAGGCGCAGCGCAGCGCCGTGGAGGTCATGGAGCGGCTGGCGCACACGGACCTGCTGACGAATCTGCCGAACCGGCGGGGCATGTACCCGGCGGTGGAGGAACTGCTGACGTCGGGGGGGGCAGCGCTGCTGCTGGACCTGGATCACTTCAAGCGCGTGAACGACACGTTCGGGCATCAGGTGGGGGATGAGGTGCTGGAGCGTGCCGCGCGGCTGATGGAGGCGCAGTTGCCGCCGGGTGGTCGGGTGGGCCGCTGGGGGGGTGAGGAGTTCCTGATGACCCTGCCGGGGATGGACCGGCTGGAGGCGGGGGCGCTGGCGGAGCGGCTGTGCCAGACCTTCCGTACGCAGGCCATGGAAGGGGTGGGGATCGTGACCATCAGTGCGGGAGTGACCCTGGCCCGGCCCGGGGATACGTTGCCGAGCGTGGTGGCGCGAGCGGATGAGCACCTGTACGCCGCGAAGCGTGGTGGGCGGGACGGGTGGCGCGACGAGCCGCTGCCGGGGGGTGGGCCGGACGGGGCGGCCGCGTTCCCGGACGTGTGA
- a CDS encoding ParA family protein encodes MKVLGVVNQKGGVGKTTTAVNLGAYLAAGGKRVLLLDMDPQGNATSGLGQRGATQGLYEALGEPARAAEYTVETVQANLFLLPATPDLAGAGVELAEDPDALTRLLASISGYDVVLIDAPPSLGPLTVNVLAAADALLIPLQAEYYALEGLAGLMETVERVQGGLNPRLKVLGVVLTMFDGRTNLSQEVESMVRQHFGELVFWSVVPRNVRLSEAPSFAKPINAFAPLSAGAAAYKRLSEEVMQRVEKI; translated from the coding sequence GTGAAGGTCCTGGGCGTCGTCAATCAGAAGGGCGGGGTGGGTAAGACCACCACCGCCGTCAACCTCGGCGCGTACCTCGCGGCGGGTGGGAAACGCGTGCTGCTGCTGGACATGGACCCGCAGGGGAACGCCACGAGTGGCCTGGGGCAGCGCGGCGCCACGCAGGGCCTGTACGAGGCGCTGGGCGAACCGGCCCGCGCCGCCGAGTACACCGTGGAGACCGTGCAGGCGAACCTCTTCCTGCTGCCCGCCACGCCCGACCTTGCGGGGGCGGGCGTGGAACTCGCGGAGGACCCGGACGCCCTGACGCGCCTGCTGGCGTCCATCAGCGGGTACGACGTGGTGCTGATCGACGCGCCGCCCAGCCTGGGGCCACTGACCGTGAACGTGCTGGCCGCCGCCGACGCGCTGCTGATTCCCCTGCAGGCCGAGTACTACGCCCTGGAGGGCCTCGCGGGCCTGATGGAGACCGTCGAGCGCGTGCAGGGCGGCCTGAACCCGCGCCTGAAGGTGCTGGGCGTCGTGCTGACCATGTTCGACGGGCGCACGAACCTCTCACAGGAAGTCGAGAGCATGGTCCGGCAGCACTTCGGGGAGCTGGTGTTCTGGTCGGTCGTACCGCGCAACGTGCGCCTGTCCGAGGCGCCCAGTTTCGCCAAGCCCATCAACGCGTTCGCGCCGCTGTCGGCGGGCGCGGCGGCGTACAAGCGCCTGAGCGAGGAGGTGATGCAGCGTGTCGAAAAAATCTAG